The stretch of DNA TGCACGTGGAGCCGGGACGCCGCCTCGGTCTTGTTGCACCCGCACTGCAGGTAGACGTCCAGCGTCTCGATCAGCCGGCGAGCGCGTTCCGGTCCTGCCGCGAGAAGCGGGCCGAGTACTTCCCGGACAAACGAAGACAACAGTGCCGGGTCGCCGATCCGCCGGCCGAGCCGTTCGATCGCGAGTTCCGCAGCGTCCACCACCATGTCGGCGATGCCCAGGTCGATGGCGAGGTCTAGCGCGAACCGCGCCTCCGACAGTGTCTCCGGCAGCCCGATGGCACCCGTGACCACCGGCCCCACCGCCACCCGCGCCGACTCGGCACGAGGGGTCGCACGCAACGACTCGACCAGTGCGCCGCGGGAACCGGAACGGTCCTCGACCCGAAGCACGACGATCGCCTGCAGTTCGTCGCCGACGGTGGCCGACACCGTTGCGGCCGAGTATTGATGCAGCGCGGCATCGACGGCGGCGAGAGGACCCGCGCCGTCGACCGCACGTCCCACGACCCCGACGTACGACGACCCGTCGGCGAGCCCCGCCGCCCGGGCCGCCGCAACCAGACGCTCCGGGGCAGCGTCCGGCTGTGAGGCGATCCGGAGCAATGCCTGCGACGCGCGCACCGCGGCCGAGGGAGGAAAGGATCGCAGCAGAGAGATCGCCAGTGCCGCAGGCGCCCGCTCGACGATCGCCTCCGCCGTCACGTGATCGGTCGCTTCCCGGGGAGACACCAGGAGAGTCGCCACACCGACACCCTGGACGAAGACGGGCACCGTAAGCGCGTCCGCACCGGCGATCACGTCGCCGTGGGCCGCGATCACGTCGCCGGCAGCACCCAGGAGGACCAGGTCGCCGGGCGAGAGTCGCGCGAGCACCTCGAGCAACTCCGCGGGGCCGCCGCCACGGGCCAACTCCTCGGACAGTGCGTGCGCGACGGCGTCACCCCGGCGCAGTCGCTGCACCGATTCGTTCACCAGCAGGCCGTTGATCGCCTCGGCCACCTCGACGAACGGAACGACGCCGCGCAGTTCGAGGACGGGCAAGCCCGCTTGCGATGCCTCCTCGACCAGCGCCGCCGGAATCTGCGGCAATTGCGGACCAGTCTCGATGGCCACCCCGGCGACACGGCGGGCAGACAGGTCACGCACGTAACGCCGGAGCCCGTCCGGATCGACGGATGCGAGCGCGAACCCGCCGGTGAGCAGCAACTCCCCGCCGCGGAGCAGGTGCGCGATGTCGAGGACTTCACTCGAGTGCACCCAGCGTACGGGCCGGGACAGCAGGTCGGCTCCGGCGCGAACGACGGGCCGGCCGGTGGCGAGACTCGGGTGCGCGAGGACGTCGGCCAGCGACAGTGACATGACATTCCGTTCGTTTTCGGCCCCAGCTAGTTGTCAAAGTGTAAATGGTGTGACGCGGGTCACGCACCGCATGATAGGTATCCCCACATGGCCTCACAAAGGAGTCCGATGGTCACCGACAGTCCCGACCTCCACGAGATCGAAGACGTACTCCAACCCATCCCCGAGGAAGCACGCACGACGCGTGTGTCCGGCCAGTTCTGGATCTGGGCCGGCGCGAACATCGCACCGATCAACTGGGTCCTCGGCGCCCTCGGCATCGGGCTCGGTCTGGGCCTGCGTGACACACTCATCGTCCTGATCGCCGGAAACGTCGTCGGCATGGCACTTTTCGGCGTCTTCGTCGTCATCGGCCAGCGTACGGGTGTCACCGGCATGGTGTTGTCGCGGGCCGCGTTCGGCCGCCGCGGCGCCTACCTTCCGGCCGCGATCCAGGCGTGCCTGGCGGTCGGGTGGTGCGCCGTGAACACCTGGATCGTCCTGGACCTGGTCATGGCACTGCTCGGCAAACTGGACCTCGTCGACCCACATGAACGGAACCTGGCGGCGAAGATTCTCGTCGGAGCGATCATCATGACCATCCAGGTCACCATCGCATGGTTCGGCTACCGCGTCATCGCCGCGTTCGAGCGCTGGACGGTTCCGCCGACACTGGCAGTGCTCGTTCTCATGTCCGTCGTGGCGTGGTTCCACCTCGACATCGACTGGTCCTACGCCGGGCCCACCGGCGAAGTTCTGCACGGCGGCGCCCGCATCGCCGCAATGTCCACGGTCATGACCGTGATCGGAATCGGCTGGGGCATCACGTGGTTCACCTATGCCTGCGACTACTCCCGGTTCGTGAGCCGGACCGTGTCCCGGCGCAAGCTCTACCTGACCAGCGCCCTCGGCCAATTCGTTCCGGTGGTCTGGCTCGGCGTGCTCGGCGCCGGCCTCGCCACGACCAACGGCGCGGTGGATCCGGGCGAACTCATCGTGTCGAACTTCGGCGCACTGGCGCTGCCCGTCCTGTTCCTGGTGATCCACGGGCCCATCGCCACCAACATCCTCAACATCTACACGTTCTCCGTCGCCGCACAGGCCCTCGACATCAAGGCGAATCGGCGGAAGCTGAACCTGCTGGTCGGCGTGTTCGCCCTGTTCGCCGTCATCTTCTTCATCTTCCAGTCCAGCCTGGCCACCGTGCTCGAGACCTGGCTGGCGGCGATCGTCGCCTGGATCGCCAGTTGGGCCGGCATCATGCTCGTCCACTACTTCCGGGTCGAGAAGCGACACATCGACGCCCGGCGGCTGTTCGAACCTGTCGGATCGAACAGGTTGCCCGACGTCAACTGGACCACCATGGGATGCTTCGCCGCCGGCATCGTCGCAACGTGGCTGTTCATGTACGGCGCCACGAGCCTCACGCAGGGCTTCGCCGCACGAGCATTCGGCGGACTCGACCTGTCCTGGCTGGCCGGCGGCGGAGTTGCCGCCGCCCTCTACGCAGCCCTCGGTCCCCGGGCACACCGCCCCTACCGCACCGCGGATCGACACCCGGCACGATCAGCCGATTCCGCCGACGTTCTCGCCGGCAACTGATCCCTCACCCGACACCTCCAGGAGCAACTCGTGACCAACGATTTCCTGTGGCCCGAGGGCCACACCGCCGCCGCCGCTTTCACATTCGACGTCGATGCCGAATCCTGTGTCCTCGCGCACGATCCCACGTCGGCGAACCGGATGTCGCTGATGAGCCATCAGTCGTACGGTCCCCGCGTCGGCGTCCCCCGCATTCTGCGCATCCTCGAACGCCAGGGCATCCACGCGACGTTCTTCGTTCCCGGGTTCACCGCCGAGTGTTACCCCGACACGGTGCGCGCCATCATCGACGGGGGTCACGAGGTGGGCCACCACGGGTACCTGCACGAGCCCATGAAGGGCCTCGACGCCGCGACCGAGGCACGTTACCTCGACCGCGGACTCGACGCGCTCGAAGAGGTCGCGGGGATCCGCCCCGTCGGCTATCGCGCCCCGTGGTGGGAAATGAACTGGCACACACCCGAACTCCTCGCCGCGCGCGGATTCGTCTACGACTCGAGCCTGCTCGACGGAGACAATCCCTACCTGATGGCGACCAGCCCGGAATCGGAGCGCACTCTGATCGAGATCCCCGTCGACTGGGCACTCGACGACTGGGAGCAATACGCCTTCTACCCCGGCGTCACCGGCAGCGGCGTCATCGAAAGTCCCGCCAAGGTGCTGGAGATGTGGACCCTCGAAGCGGAGGCCCACCACGCCGAAGGCGGCTGCTTCGTCCTCACCAACCACCCGTTCATCTCCGGCAGACCCTCCAAGGCGGTCGCGTTGGAACGTCTCATCGAGAACGTCAAGGCGATGGACGGGATGTGGGTGACGACCCTCGGCGACATCGCCGCACACGCCGCACGGGTCTGCACCGAACCCTTCGTGCACACCCGTTTCGAGGTGCCCACCTTCCCCGACGTGCAGATTCGGCGGACATCCCCTGCCCTGCCGTGTCGTTCGAGTGAATGACACAGCAGGGCTGTTGCGCCTCAACCGCTTTCGAAGCCTGTTGTCCGTTGGCTACCATTCTCGGCACACCGAATGGATCGCCCGTCGTGGCGCTTCTCGACCATTCCGTGAAAGCCCTACCCCACCCCTGAACGAGGTCAGTATGAAAGCTCGACGGATATTTCTCGGCGTCCTCGGCTGTGCCACCATTTCGATGGCAGCCGCCCCCTCCGCGCAGGCGGCGACGATCTTCGACTTCCTTCCCCCGGAGATCGCGTCCCTGATTCCCAGCGGTTCGGCCGACGCCGTGAACCCTCTCCTGCCGCCCGCCCCCGCCGCTCCCGCCGCACCCGCCGCACCCCAGGTCGCACCGGCACCGCAGGCCGCCCCGGCACCGCAGGCCGCCCCGGCACCGCCGGCACCCGCACCGCGCGCGGGGTACAAGAACTGCACCGAGGCCCGCAACGCCGGTGTCACACCGATCTACCGCGGCCAGGACGGCTACGCCTCGCACCTCGACCGCGACAACGACGGCATCGCCTGCGAGTAGTCGATCACCGACGGCTCCACCCGAGGACGCACCCCTTCCGAGCCGACGCACCCCTTTTCGGACCCTGGAACGGGTGCGCCTGCCGAGAAGGGGTGTGTCTGTGCTCTACCCGTCAGCCCAGCCGGTGTCGCCGTTCTCCATGCGGCACGGTGCGTTCGGCACTAGGTTCGGCGATGACGGTTTGACGTTCTACGCGAGGGGGCGGTCCGGCATGAGCAGGACACATTTCACGGTTCGAACGCTGGGCGCGGTGGCGCTGGCCGGAGGTGCCGCACTCGCCGCGCTCACCGCGGGCGCAGGCACGGCCGGGGCGGACGTTCTCACCGAGATCAACGGCTGCCGGATCGTGGCGAATCCGACGCCCGAGGACCGCACGACGTGCCCCGGTGCCGACCTGAGTTTCGCGAATCTGGCGGGCGTGAACCTGAGCTTCGCCGACCTGTCGGGCGCGAACATGAAGCGGGCGAACCTCACCGGCACGAACTTCGCCGCAGCGAATCTGTCGTACGCCGACCTGAGCGACGCGAACATCACCGGCACGAACTTCACGGACTCGCAGCGCAACGCGGTGATCCTGTACAGCACGGATATCGACATCTTCGGCACGATCGTCGGGGACATGAACATCACGACCGAGCCCGAATGGTCCACCGACGCCCACGAGCGCGCGCTCGCCTCGGTCGTGCCGGTGACACCGCAGGTCCCACTGCCGTAATTCACTCCGCACCATCACCGGGCCGCGCACTGCGCGGTCCGGGTTTTCGCATGCCCGCACCCCTTGACATTGGATACTGTCACTATCCATTATTAGATAGTTCCGATATCCAATTGGGAGGCATCTGATGACGACGATCGAACCCGCGCGTTCGACTCACCACCACGACGGCGAACTGGTGGTTTTCCTGATCGGGATGACCATCAACCGGCCGTGGCGGCCGGACCTCTGGCTCCCGGCATTTCTGGCGATGCCGAGGATGCTCCGCGAACTCTCTGAGGACGCGGATTCGGGCCTGCTGGGCTACCGCCTGACCTTCGAGGGACGCGGCCCGACAGTGATTCAGTACTGGAATTCCGTCGACAAGCTGTACGCCTACGCCAGCGACAGCCGAGCGCAGCATCGCCCGGCCTGGGCCGCCTTCAACAAGCGGGCCCGCAAGGCGCCCGGCGCGGTCGGCGTGTGGCACGAGACCTATCCGGTAGACCGCGCCGAGTCGATCTACGTCGGCACGCCGGCGATGGGCCTGGCCCGGGCCACCACACGTGTGCCCGTCGCACGGAAGTTCAGCGCCGCCCGCGACCGGCTGTCCCACAGCAACAACTCCCACGAGCACTGATCGATTCAGGAGACTGCCCATGGAACCCTTGATCGCCCTCGTCGCCGTCACTCTGATACTCCGGGCCGCAGGTGCCGCCGGCATACGCCGGTTGCGGCCGTGGCCTGTCGCCCTGCGGGGTGGACTCGCGGCCATGTTCACACTGACCGGGATGGCCCACTTCATCGGACTGCGTGCGGAACTCGTCGCGATGGTCCCGCCGTCGCTGCCGAACCCGGGCCTGCTGGTGACCGTCACCGGCCTGCTCGAACTGGCGGGCGCCGCGGGGCTGCTGATCGGGCGCACCGCGCCGTGGGCGGCAGGCGGCCTCACCGCACTGCTGATCCTGATGTTCCCGGCGAACGTGTACGCCGCCGTGGAGGGACTCTCGACGGGACCGTTCGAAGCGCTGCTCCCCCGCACACTCCTGCAGATCGTGTTCCTGTCGGCGACTCTCGCCGTCGTGATCTCGTCCGTGCGAGGCCGTGCTATGGAATCGCCCTCCGAAGCCCACTCGCTCGCAGCACCCGGCGTTGCACTCCCGCCCGCACCGCATCCTCGGTCCCGATGATCCGCACGTGGTTCCGCGCCCGGGTAATCGCGGTGTACAGCAATTCTCGGGTCAGCAGCGACGACGCCGCACCGGGCAGCACCACGGACACCGTGTCGTACTGGCTGCCCTGACTGCGGTGAATCGTCATCGCATACACCGTCTGAACCGCGGACAGATGCGTCGGATGCAACAGGAACGGTTCGGTGCCCCGCACGAACGCGGCGAAGAGTTCGTCGTCGTCCCGACGCACGATCACTCCGGTGTCGCCGTTGTAGATCTTCGTCTCGTGGTCATTGGCAGTCACCATCAGCGGCTGACCCGGATACCAGCGATCCGGGTCCAGTCGCTGTCCCGTCGTCTCGCCGATCCACTCCATCGCCTGCCGCGCCCACCGCTGCACTCCGTACGGACCTTCCCGGTGCGCGCACAACAGCCGGTGTTTCTCCGAATGCTGTAGCGCAGCGGAGGCATCGCCGGATTCCGCGGAATCCGTGACCGCGGCGGCCGTCGCCACCACGTCCGCCCGCAGTGCGTCCAGATCTTCGGGACCGTGGAACGACACCTCGGGGGCACCGCCGCCGCGCAGAATGTCGATCACCAGTTCTTCCTCGCCGTCCCGCACCGCGACAGCCAGTTTCGCGATACCGCCGCCGAAACGCCGACCGCGGCTGAGCCGGACCACTCCGCCCCGCAACCTGTCCCGTTCGCTCGCACTCAACGCGGCCTCGAGCGGGTCGTCGGCGGCGTCGAGGTCGGCCCCGACGACTCGCCCGAGCACCGGATTCTCGGTTCCCGACACCGGCCGCGCGACGAGATCGGCGAGGACCGCGCCCGCGTCGACCGACGTCAGCTGATCCGGGTCGCCGACGAGCACCAACCGAGTGTCGGGGCGGACGGCCGCGAGGAGCCGGCACATCATCGTCAGCGACACCATCGACGTCTCGTCGACCACGATCACGTCATACGGCAGGTGATTGTTCGCGTTGAAGCGGAACCGGGCGCCGCGTCCACGCTGCCAGCCCAGCAGCCGATGCAGCGTCATCGCGTTCAGTTCGGGTGGCAACCCGAGTGCGTCGGCCTGCTCGCGCACAGACTCCTGCAGCCGTGCCGCGGCCTTCCCGGTGGGGGCGGCGAGCGCGATACGCCGGCCCGGTCCGGGCTGCCTGGTCAGCAACGCCAGCAGCCGGGCGACGGTGTGGGTCTTGCCCGTTCCCGGCCCGCCGACCACCACCGACGTCCACTGGGTGGCGGCCACGGCGGCGGCGATCCGTTGCCGATCCGGTGACGGAGCCGGCGCCGTGTGGTCGTGCTGGTCGCGGAACAACTCGTCCAGCCCCTCCCTCAGCGACCGCTCGTCGACGAGCGGATACCCGACGGCGCGCTCGTCGAGTACCCGCCGGATGGTCGCCTCCTGCCGGAAGTACCGGTCGAGGTAGAGCAGTCCGCCCTCGGCCGTGTCGACGAGCCGCAGCGGGCGCAGCGGTCCCGCGGGACCACCCGTGACCAGCGGGCTCCGGCGCAGTGCCGCGACGACAGTCGAGTCTTCCGGCCAGGGCAGGGCGTCGAGATCGACTTCGGATTCCTCGTCGACGGTGACTTCCCGGATCCGCGTCAGGTCCAGGCACACCGAGCCGGACCGGACCGCGCGCACCGCCAGCGCGGTCGCCAGCACGACGTCTTCCGAGGATTCGCCGCCGAGCGCCGACAACCGCAGCGCGACGTGTACGTCCGCGGCGGCCAGCACACCGGCCTCGTTGAAGACCCGCAGCATCCCCTTGCCGCGCTGCGCCACCTGCACCTCGGTCATCGCGCCGCCTCCTGCGCGGCGGCCGACCCGGACAGCAGGTCGGACAGCTCGGTGATCAGCGCGGCGGGCGGCGCCCAGTCG from Rhodococcus opacus B4 encodes:
- the recD gene encoding exodeoxyribonuclease V subunit alpha; this translates as MTEVQVAQRGKGMLRVFNEAGVLAAADVHVALRLSALGGESSEDVVLATALAVRAVRSGSVCLDLTRIREVTVDEESEVDLDALPWPEDSTVVAALRRSPLVTGGPAGPLRPLRLVDTAEGGLLYLDRYFRQEATIRRVLDERAVGYPLVDERSLREGLDELFRDQHDHTAPAPSPDRQRIAAAVAATQWTSVVVGGPGTGKTHTVARLLALLTRQPGPGRRIALAAPTGKAAARLQESVREQADALGLPPELNAMTLHRLLGWQRGRGARFRFNANNHLPYDVIVVDETSMVSLTMMCRLLAAVRPDTRLVLVGDPDQLTSVDAGAVLADLVARPVSGTENPVLGRVVGADLDAADDPLEAALSASERDRLRGGVVRLSRGRRFGGGIAKLAVAVRDGEEELVIDILRGGGAPEVSFHGPEDLDALRADVVATAAAVTDSAESGDASAALQHSEKHRLLCAHREGPYGVQRWARQAMEWIGETTGQRLDPDRWYPGQPLMVTANDHETKIYNGDTGVIVRRDDDELFAAFVRGTEPFLLHPTHLSAVQTVYAMTIHRSQGSQYDTVSVVLPGAASSLLTRELLYTAITRARNHVRIIGTEDAVRAGVQRRVLRASGLRRAIP
- a CDS encoding purine-cytosine permease family protein, whose product is MASQRSPMVTDSPDLHEIEDVLQPIPEEARTTRVSGQFWIWAGANIAPINWVLGALGIGLGLGLRDTLIVLIAGNVVGMALFGVFVVIGQRTGVTGMVLSRAAFGRRGAYLPAAIQACLAVGWCAVNTWIVLDLVMALLGKLDLVDPHERNLAAKILVGAIIMTIQVTIAWFGYRVIAAFERWTVPPTLAVLVLMSVVAWFHLDIDWSYAGPTGEVLHGGARIAAMSTVMTVIGIGWGITWFTYACDYSRFVSRTVSRRKLYLTSALGQFVPVVWLGVLGAGLATTNGAVDPGELIVSNFGALALPVLFLVIHGPIATNILNIYTFSVAAQALDIKANRRKLNLLVGVFALFAVIFFIFQSSLATVLETWLAAIVAWIASWAGIMLVHYFRVEKRHIDARRLFEPVGSNRLPDVNWTTMGCFAAGIVATWLFMYGATSLTQGFAARAFGGLDLSWLAGGGVAAALYAALGPRAHRPYRTADRHPARSADSADVLAGN
- a CDS encoding excalibur calcium-binding domain-containing protein, coding for MKARRIFLGVLGCATISMAAAPSAQAATIFDFLPPEIASLIPSGSADAVNPLLPPAPAAPAAPAAPQVAPAPQAAPAPQAAPAPPAPAPRAGYKNCTEARNAGVTPIYRGQDGYASHLDRDNDGIACE
- a CDS encoding polysaccharide deacetylase family protein — translated: MTNDFLWPEGHTAAAAFTFDVDAESCVLAHDPTSANRMSLMSHQSYGPRVGVPRILRILERQGIHATFFVPGFTAECYPDTVRAIIDGGHEVGHHGYLHEPMKGLDAATEARYLDRGLDALEEVAGIRPVGYRAPWWEMNWHTPELLAARGFVYDSSLLDGDNPYLMATSPESERTLIEIPVDWALDDWEQYAFYPGVTGSGVIESPAKVLEMWTLEAEAHHAEGGCFVLTNHPFISGRPSKAVALERLIENVKAMDGMWVTTLGDIAAHAARVCTEPFVHTRFEVPTFPDVQIRRTSPALPCRSSE
- a CDS encoding PucR family transcriptional regulator: MSLSLADVLAHPSLATGRPVVRAGADLLSRPVRWVHSSEVLDIAHLLRGGELLLTGGFALASVDPDGLRRYVRDLSARRVAGVAIETGPQLPQIPAALVEEASQAGLPVLELRGVVPFVEVAEAINGLLVNESVQRLRRGDAVAHALSEELARGGGPAELLEVLARLSPGDLVLLGAAGDVIAAHGDVIAGADALTVPVFVQGVGVATLLVSPREATDHVTAEAIVERAPAALAISLLRSFPPSAAVRASQALLRIASQPDAAPERLVAAARAAGLADGSSYVGVVGRAVDGAGPLAAVDAALHQYSAATVSATVGDELQAIVVLRVEDRSGSRGALVESLRATPRAESARVAVGPVVTGAIGLPETLSEARFALDLAIDLGIADMVVDAAELAIERLGRRIGDPALLSSFVREVLGPLLAAGPERARRLIETLDVYLQCGCNKTEAASRLHVQRQTLYQRLDQIFALLGEDPTGSPRLAAVHFATRLYLGGVVDSSAL
- a CDS encoding pentapeptide repeat-containing protein; this encodes MSRTHFTVRTLGAVALAGGAALAALTAGAGTAGADVLTEINGCRIVANPTPEDRTTCPGADLSFANLAGVNLSFADLSGANMKRANLTGTNFAAANLSYADLSDANITGTNFTDSQRNAVILYSTDIDIFGTIVGDMNITTEPEWSTDAHERALASVVPVTPQVPLP
- a CDS encoding DUF4188 domain-containing protein, which encodes MTTIEPARSTHHHDGELVVFLIGMTINRPWRPDLWLPAFLAMPRMLRELSEDADSGLLGYRLTFEGRGPTVIQYWNSVDKLYAYASDSRAQHRPAWAAFNKRARKAPGAVGVWHETYPVDRAESIYVGTPAMGLARATTRVPVARKFSAARDRLSHSNNSHEH
- a CDS encoding DoxX family protein, which codes for MEPLIALVAVTLILRAAGAAGIRRLRPWPVALRGGLAAMFTLTGMAHFIGLRAELVAMVPPSLPNPGLLVTVTGLLELAGAAGLLIGRTAPWAAGGLTALLILMFPANVYAAVEGLSTGPFEALLPRTLLQIVFLSATLAVVISSVRGRAMESPSEAHSLAAPGVALPPAPHPRSR